The nucleotide window ATCACCATGCTTCCAAAGTTCATCATTAGCCCCTTTAGGGTGGAATCCCAAGAAGGGAAGCATGTGAACAAGAGAAGAAAGCATGTGAGATCATTTGAGAGTACCAACATGGATGTTGGTTTGAGACTTCTCCCTCAAATTACAAGCTCAAATAACACATCAAATGTCCTCTTGAAATCTGCAGTGAGAAAGGCAAACCAACAATCCATCCCTCAAGACTTATGCTTCCTTAAAACTTGCAATCTATGCAATAAGCAACTCACTCCAAACAAAGATATTTACATGTACAGGTATAACCAAACTCCCAATACTCTCTACCTACGCATCATTTcttaattaaacattaatatCATTATCTTATgctaaaatttaacattaaaattaacatCTGGGGTCATTTCTGATTTTCTTGATTAGctttattttaacattaaaattaaaatcttggATTGTacgttttggttttaatttacaCATAAAAGTTTGAATCTTGATGCAATTTGATTCCTGATAGAACTTGGATTTGATGCTTCTGCAGCAGAGATCAAGGTTTCTGCAGTGTAGAGTGTTGGAACAGACAAATAGTTTTGGATGAGATGAGAGAATTAGAGAGCTCTACCAAGAAAATGGTAGCTGCTTATAGGCAATGTTCTAGTGAGGCACGTAGTGAGACTCGCCTTATACTTGAGGACCTACGAATGCAGAGACTTAAATCTAGAGTCTAAACCAAATCCcttgtatatataataattaaaaccactattagaaataatttaatatccacacaattttgattattatattgtttGACTCAATTTAATAACCAAATccattgtatatataaaaatcaaatcccttgattattatatttttgactCAATTTAATCTCCACACAATTTTGATTCCACACTATGTTTGACTCAATTCACTTAATGATATTTCTTTTTGACAGGAGGGTTTAACAATAATCAAATGTAggtccaacaacaacaaaatttgaTGAGCAAAGTCAGGAAGAGGAGAAAATCAAGAGCAGATTCCATGGGGAGGAAAAGAAG belongs to Glycine soja cultivar W05 chromosome 5, ASM419377v2, whole genome shotgun sequence and includes:
- the LOC114411495 gene encoding FCS-Like Zinc finger 17-like, which produces MLPKFIISPFRVESQEGKHVNKRRKHVRSFESTNMDVGLRLLPQITSSNNTSNVLLKSAVRKANQQSIPQDLCFLKTCNLCNKQLTPNKDIYMYSRDQGFCSVECWNRQIVLDEMRELESSTKKMVAAYRQCSSEARSETRLILEDLRMQRLKSRV